Proteins from one Thermococcus bergensis genomic window:
- a CDS encoding Rne/Rng family ribonuclease has protein sequence MSTNSEVSVRVRGIYSTALTKLLLDEGFKISQPSQKIAERLGIEKVYDEFDVDIQDKKDSHGVVLVGEKVEEVKRVFEEKFLDVFFRKMPYQLYGIYKGIVIKKDERYVYVDIGNAIGTLLIEEFPDAVEGDEVLVQVKKNNLLPHLSVLLTIPGDYAVLIPKPVGTQRHVKISRKIRDQSERERLRILGLSVDLGEWGVLWRTAAAYKDWNLLRDELIKLSKIAEKLKEAEKYSAPAQIVEGRDIYEVEFGGATKAKLDDIRNTVIPTIEGHHKFKAYDPEFGFAVEIGEGILSKIPSQRKKVSEGFLEAVVNNKGPKQGWLFRFEHVKPDGQIIKIGPGEVVEVSLNPLRLKVRRNLKPGKFYDGLDLPIEAGDYAITEIEEGKWWFKHSYYDRDGNLKGEYYNICTPVEIYPDKARYVDLEVDIVKWPDGKKEIIDKEELKRHYEDGVISEKLYKAIVRLTQELFEKI, from the coding sequence ATGTCTACAAACTCAGAGGTTTCGGTGAGGGTTAGAGGGATATACAGCACGGCTCTGACGAAACTGCTCCTTGACGAGGGCTTTAAGATAAGCCAGCCAAGCCAGAAGATCGCTGAAAGACTGGGAATTGAAAAGGTCTACGACGAGTTCGATGTAGATATTCAAGACAAAAAAGACTCCCATGGTGTGGTACTGGTTGGAGAAAAAGTCGAAGAAGTCAAAAGAGTTTTTGAGGAGAAGTTTTTAGATGTTTTCTTTAGAAAGATGCCTTACCAGCTTTACGGCATATATAAGGGAATCGTTATCAAAAAGGACGAAAGATACGTCTATGTGGACATAGGAAATGCTATTGGGACCTTACTAATAGAAGAGTTCCCTGATGCAGTTGAAGGGGATGAAGTGCTTGTTCAGGTCAAGAAAAACAACCTCCTCCCACATCTGAGCGTCTTGCTAACCATACCCGGTGACTACGCAGTGCTTATTCCAAAACCCGTTGGAACCCAGAGACATGTAAAAATATCCAGAAAAATAAGGGATCAATCTGAGAGGGAAAGGCTTAGGATACTCGGATTAAGCGTTGACCTGGGTGAATGGGGAGTTTTGTGGAGAACGGCAGCCGCATATAAGGATTGGAACCTCCTACGGGATGAGCTAATAAAGCTTTCAAAGATCGCTGAAAAGCTGAAAGAGGCAGAAAAATACTCCGCCCCTGCTCAGATAGTTGAGGGTAGGGACATCTACGAGGTGGAATTCGGAGGTGCAACGAAGGCAAAGCTTGATGACATAAGGAACACTGTAATTCCAACAATAGAGGGGCATCACAAGTTTAAGGCATATGATCCCGAGTTTGGATTTGCTGTTGAAATTGGGGAGGGTATCCTAAGTAAGATTCCTTCCCAGAGGAAAAAGGTTAGTGAAGGCTTCTTAGAGGCGGTAGTCAATAACAAAGGTCCAAAACAGGGATGGCTTTTCAGATTTGAGCACGTAAAGCCAGATGGTCAAATAATCAAAATAGGGCCAGGGGAAGTCGTCGAGGTTTCTCTAAATCCCCTGAGGCTCAAGGTGAGGAGAAACCTAAAGCCCGGTAAATTCTATGACGGCCTGGACTTACCAATAGAAGCTGGAGACTACGCAATAACTGAGATTGAGGAAGGAAAATGGTGGTTTAAGCACAGCTATTATGACAGAGATGGCAACCTAAAGGGAGAATACTACAACATCTGCACCCCGGTTGAGATATACCCGGACAAAGCAAGGTACGTTGACTTAGAAGTTGATATCGTGAAGTGGCCTGACGGAAAGAAAGAGATTATAGACAAAGAAGAACTTAAGAGACACTACGAGGATGGCGTTATAAGTGAGAAGCTGTACAAGGCTATAGTAAGACTGACTCAGGAGCTCTTTGAAAAGATTTAG
- the taw22 gene encoding tRNA (guanine(37)-N1)/4-demethylwyosine(37)-methyltransferase Taw22 → MPAVKVKKSEAEQAKKVLKRAGIYDGKRRPKRDGEDILLPITDSKKVQNLGFEVVDIELPLRPERQIYKNLESILKDKFTKEELEFLRRYDVIGDIAIIQIPPEIEHREKEIVDALLKVHPFLKVIAKKGFHKGVFRVRDYTIIWGENRLTTVHKENGVEIKVDLSKVFFNPRMKGERYRLAQLVKDGERILLMFAGILPYALVIARYKAAEITAVELNKDAVRLGLENIELNKKNLKGSIRVIQGDVFDAVPKLGTFDRVISPTPKGVDALRLALEKSEKWVHYYDFVHEDKIEEFKRRIISECRELGKECNVKIKKVSDFKPHVFKVCADIELL, encoded by the coding sequence ATGCCAGCAGTGAAAGTAAAGAAGAGCGAGGCAGAGCAGGCAAAGAAGGTTCTTAAGCGGGCCGGAATTTATGATGGAAAGCGAAGACCTAAAAGAGACGGGGAAGATATTCTCCTGCCCATAACAGACTCAAAAAAAGTCCAAAATCTTGGATTTGAGGTTGTGGATATTGAGCTCCCTCTCAGACCAGAAAGGCAGATTTACAAAAACCTTGAGAGCATCTTGAAGGATAAATTTACGAAAGAGGAGCTGGAGTTTCTCAGGCGCTACGACGTCATAGGAGACATAGCCATAATTCAAATCCCGCCAGAAATAGAGCACAGAGAAAAAGAGATAGTTGATGCCCTCCTCAAAGTACATCCTTTTCTCAAGGTGATAGCAAAAAAGGGATTCCACAAAGGTGTTTTCAGAGTAAGGGACTACACGATCATATGGGGAGAGAACAGGCTGACAACTGTGCACAAAGAGAACGGCGTGGAGATTAAGGTCGATCTAAGCAAAGTGTTTTTCAACCCCAGAATGAAGGGGGAAAGGTACAGGTTGGCTCAGCTTGTAAAAGATGGAGAAAGAATCCTCCTAATGTTTGCCGGGATTCTGCCGTATGCCCTTGTAATTGCCAGATACAAAGCTGCGGAAATAACCGCTGTGGAGCTAAACAAAGATGCCGTGAGGCTAGGCCTTGAAAACATAGAACTCAACAAAAAAAATCTCAAAGGCAGCATAAGGGTCATACAGGGAGATGTATTTGATGCCGTACCTAAACTTGGGACTTTTGACAGAGTTATAAGCCCTACTCCGAAAGGCGTTGATGCCCTCCGCTTGGCACTTGAAAAATCTGAAAAGTGGGTTCATTACTACGATTTCGTTCACGAGGACAAAATAGAGGAGTTTAAGAGGAGAATTATCTCCGAGTGCAGAGAGCTCGGAAAAGAATGCAATGTGAAAATAAAGAAAGTTTCAGACTTTAAGCCGCATGTTTTCAAAGTCTGTGCAGACATCGAGCTCCTTTAA
- the moaA gene encoding GTP 3',8-cyclase MoaA: MVLVDRFGRPVTNLRISLTNECNLNCFYCHREGQTLNFEDMKPEEIERIVRIASQLGIKKVKLTGGEPTIRKDIVEIVRRIRPYVEDLSMTTNGTTLKLLAEPLKEAGLDRVNISLDTLDREKYKAITGFDVLPQVLEGIDKAVKLFHPVKLNMVVMKGLNDEEIWDMIDYAAQKNAILQLIEIEVPREMENSWFFKKYFYPLKPLEEKFEKIAVEIKERQMHRRKKYFIPTDYGIAEVEVVRSMHNTIFCANCTRIRLTSTGHLKTCLLRRDDLVDIITPLRSGASDEELIGIFKKAVLMREPYWR, from the coding sequence ATGGTTTTAGTTGATCGCTTTGGAAGACCGGTGACAAACCTGAGAATTTCTCTTACAAACGAGTGCAACCTAAACTGTTTCTACTGCCATAGAGAGGGCCAAACTCTAAATTTCGAGGATATGAAGCCAGAAGAAATAGAAAGAATAGTTAGAATAGCGTCCCAGCTCGGTATAAAAAAGGTCAAGCTAACTGGTGGAGAACCCACTATTAGGAAGGACATAGTGGAAATAGTGAGAAGAATACGGCCCTACGTTGAAGACCTCTCCATGACCACAAATGGGACAACACTAAAGCTACTGGCGGAGCCCCTAAAAGAAGCCGGACTGGATAGAGTAAATATAAGCCTCGATACCCTTGATAGAGAAAAGTATAAAGCTATTACCGGGTTTGACGTTCTTCCTCAGGTTCTAGAGGGTATTGATAAGGCTGTCAAACTCTTCCATCCGGTCAAGCTCAACATGGTTGTCATGAAAGGTCTCAACGACGAAGAAATATGGGATATGATAGACTACGCTGCCCAGAAAAATGCTATTCTCCAGCTAATCGAAATTGAAGTGCCTAGAGAGATGGAGAACTCGTGGTTTTTCAAAAAATATTTCTATCCCCTAAAACCGCTCGAGGAAAAATTTGAGAAAATCGCTGTAGAGATAAAGGAAAGGCAGATGCACAGGAGAAAGAAGTACTTTATTCCAACGGATTACGGCATTGCGGAAGTTGAGGTCGTTAGGTCGATGCACAACACCATTTTCTGTGCAAACTGTACAAGAATAAGGCTCACCTCAACGGGCCATTTAAAGACCTGCCTCTTGAGAAGAGACGACCTTGTAGATATTATAACCCCCTTAAGGAGCGGCGCTTCCGATGAGGAACTTATTGGAATTTTTAAAAAGGCCGTTCTCATGCGGGAGCCCTACTGGAGATAA
- the endA gene encoding tRNA-intron lyase yields the protein MSEFKFYLSGDRVFSMMESAINKLYNKRHYGEVVNGKLFLSLIEAAYLLDKGWIKVFDGEKELGIQELFEIGRKKDEHFDLKFLVYKDLRDRGYTVKTALKYGSHFRVYRRGMEEHSQWLIWVVPENLRFSPNDITARVRVAHGVRKNMIMAVVDEDNHIVYYKIEWVKF from the coding sequence TTGAGTGAGTTCAAATTTTACCTCAGCGGAGATAGGGTTTTCAGCATGATGGAAAGTGCGATAAACAAGCTCTACAACAAAAGGCATTACGGGGAAGTCGTAAACGGCAAGCTTTTCCTCTCTCTCATTGAAGCTGCTTATCTGTTGGACAAAGGATGGATTAAAGTTTTTGACGGTGAAAAAGAGCTTGGCATTCAGGAGCTTTTCGAAATTGGAAGAAAAAAAGATGAGCACTTTGATCTAAAGTTTTTGGTTTACAAAGACCTTAGGGACAGGGGCTACACCGTAAAGACAGCCCTTAAATACGGCTCTCATTTTAGAGTGTACCGCAGGGGAATGGAGGAGCACTCGCAGTGGCTCATATGGGTTGTTCCGGAAAACCTGCGCTTCAGCCCCAACGACATAACGGCAAGAGTTAGGGTTGCCCACGGCGTGAGGAAGAACATGATCATGGCCGTTGTTGACGAGGACAACCATATCGTTTACTACAAGATTGAGTGGGTGAAGTTCTGA
- the rimI gene encoding ribosomal protein S18-alanine N-acetyltransferase, whose product MSLSSRDTSIPRKIPLSLVTIRPATLFDLSEIMRIERQSFREQYPRGLFLMFLEANPDTFLVAEYNGRIVGYVMGYLRPDLEGHIMSIAVDPLYRGNGIGKALMEVVIDRLLRKGARYIGLEVRVSNERAIRLYEKLGFKKMKIIKGYYSDGEDAYYMVLTPDAWGGRS is encoded by the coding sequence ATGAGCCTCTCTTCAAGAGATACTTCCATCCCCAGAAAAATTCCCCTAAGCCTTGTTACGATAAGACCCGCCACTCTTTTTGACTTAAGTGAGATTATGCGCATTGAGAGGCAGTCTTTTAGGGAGCAATACCCGAGGGGCCTGTTTCTTATGTTTCTGGAGGCAAATCCGGACACGTTTCTCGTTGCAGAATACAACGGGCGGATAGTAGGATACGTAATGGGATATCTAAGACCAGATCTGGAAGGACATATAATGAGCATAGCCGTTGACCCGCTTTACAGAGGAAATGGAATCGGTAAGGCCCTTATGGAAGTTGTGATAGACAGGCTGCTGAGGAAGGGAGCTAGGTATATAGGACTTGAAGTCAGGGTCAGCAACGAGAGGGCAATTAGGCTCTACGAAAAGCTGGGCTTTAAGAAGATGAAAATTATAAAAGGCTACTACTCCGATGGTGAGGATGCCTATTACATGGTTCTAACACCAGACGCTTGGGGGGGCAGAAGTTGA
- a CDS encoding glycine C-acetyltransferase, with the protein MAKLDWITEELNELKEKGLYVRIRVLQSAQGPWVIVDGKKVLNMCSNNYLGLAAHPKIKEAAIRAILDYGVGAGAVRTIAGTMELHVELEEKLAKFKKREAAILFQSGYNANLGAISALIKKGEDGVFVSEELNHASIIDGMRLSGAEKVIYKHLDMEDLKKKLEEVKDKKKKLIVTDGVFSMDGDLAPLPEIVELAEQYDAMVYVDDAHGEGVLGEHGRGIVDHYKLHDRVDFEMGTLSKAFGVIGGYVAGPEEAIEYLKQRGRPFLFSSALNPPDVAAAIAAVEILQKSDELVKKLWDNTHFLQKGLRDIGYDLGNTKHPITPVMLYDEKLAQEFSRRLYDEYNIFAQAIVYPTVPLGTARIRLEPSAAHSKEDLQYVIDAFEDLGKKTGFLK; encoded by the coding sequence ATGGCAAAGCTTGACTGGATTACCGAGGAGCTTAATGAACTTAAAGAAAAAGGCCTTTACGTCAGAATTAGAGTTCTCCAGAGTGCCCAGGGCCCCTGGGTGATTGTTGATGGGAAGAAAGTTCTAAACATGTGCTCAAACAACTATCTTGGCTTAGCAGCACATCCAAAAATTAAGGAAGCGGCTATAAGAGCTATTCTTGACTATGGCGTTGGAGCTGGAGCCGTTAGAACGATAGCCGGAACAATGGAACTCCACGTCGAGCTTGAGGAAAAACTTGCAAAGTTCAAGAAGAGAGAAGCCGCCATTCTCTTCCAGAGCGGATATAATGCAAATCTCGGAGCTATCAGTGCTCTCATAAAGAAAGGTGAGGATGGAGTTTTTGTTAGCGAAGAACTAAACCACGCGAGCATTATCGATGGCATGAGGTTAAGCGGGGCCGAGAAAGTTATTTACAAACACCTTGACATGGAAGACCTCAAGAAGAAGCTTGAAGAAGTGAAAGACAAGAAAAAGAAGCTTATTGTCACTGATGGTGTATTCAGCATGGACGGTGACCTTGCCCCACTCCCGGAGATCGTCGAGCTTGCAGAGCAGTACGATGCTATGGTATACGTTGACGACGCCCACGGTGAGGGTGTTTTAGGTGAACATGGAAGGGGTATTGTTGACCATTACAAGCTCCACGACAGAGTGGACTTTGAAATGGGAACTCTGAGCAAGGCATTTGGTGTCATTGGTGGCTACGTTGCGGGGCCGGAGGAAGCAATAGAGTACTTAAAGCAAAGGGGAAGACCATTCCTGTTCTCGTCCGCATTGAACCCGCCTGACGTTGCTGCCGCTATTGCCGCGGTTGAGATACTCCAGAAGAGTGATGAGCTCGTTAAGAAGCTCTGGGACAACACCCACTTCCTCCAGAAGGGACTAAGAGACATCGGCTACGACCTTGGCAACACCAAACATCCGATTACACCCGTAATGCTCTATGACGAAAAGCTGGCTCAGGAGTTCTCAAGAAGACTCTACGATGAATACAACATCTTCGCCCAGGCAATAGTTTATCCGACAGTCCCATTAGGCACGGCGAGAATAAGGCTTGAGCCTTCAGCGGCCCACAGCAAGGAAGACCTGCAGTACGTAATAGATGCGTTCGAAGACCTCGGAAAAAAGACGGGCTTTTTGAAGTGA
- a CDS encoding replication factor C large subunit, translated as MLPWVEKYRPRRLADIVNQEKALEKVKAWIESWLHGTPKKKALLLAGPPGSGKTTTVYALANEYKFEVIELNASDDRTFGKIERYLNAAYTMDIFGKKRKLIFLDEADNIEPSGAKEIAKLIDRAKNPIIMSANKYWEVPAEIRGKAEIVEYKRLTQRDILKALLRIVKAEGIFVPKEVLEEIAKRARGDLRAAINDLQNLVSGGIEDAELVLAYRDVEKSIFEALGTIFATDNAKRARMALMNVDNTPDEVLLWIEENIPYVYYKPEDIARAYEAISRADIYLGRATRTGNYGLWKYAIDMMTAGVAVSGVKKKGFLRFYPPKTLKMLKDTKEERSIRDSIVKKIMKEMHMSKLEAIETMQIFKAIFANNPDVAAHIAVFLDLGDKEIEFLTEDKEKAAKIKGKMLAIHRKLKETKSELEVRIETIKEEEVEEKAIEEEEEEIPEESGEELEEVGIKEVDEKEEQPAKKEKEKKAKQATLFDFLKKT; from the coding sequence ATGCTGCCGTGGGTTGAAAAGTATAGGCCAAGAAGGCTCGCGGATATAGTAAATCAAGAAAAAGCATTGGAAAAGGTTAAAGCATGGATTGAAAGCTGGCTCCATGGGACCCCTAAGAAAAAAGCCCTCCTCCTTGCTGGTCCTCCGGGTAGCGGGAAGACTACGACAGTTTATGCTCTGGCTAACGAGTATAAGTTTGAGGTAATTGAGCTCAACGCAAGCGACGACAGAACTTTTGGTAAAATAGAGCGCTATCTTAATGCAGCTTATACGATGGATATCTTTGGAAAGAAGAGAAAGCTGATTTTTCTTGATGAAGCTGATAACATAGAACCTTCTGGGGCAAAGGAGATAGCGAAGCTCATAGACAGGGCAAAGAACCCCATAATAATGTCAGCCAACAAATACTGGGAAGTGCCGGCAGAGATAAGGGGGAAGGCGGAGATAGTGGAGTATAAGCGTCTAACTCAGAGGGACATTTTGAAAGCCCTCCTAAGGATTGTAAAAGCAGAAGGCATATTTGTCCCCAAGGAAGTGCTTGAGGAGATTGCAAAAAGGGCCAGAGGAGATTTAAGAGCGGCGATAAATGACCTTCAAAATCTTGTAAGCGGTGGCATTGAGGATGCCGAGCTTGTTCTGGCATACAGGGACGTTGAAAAGTCGATTTTTGAAGCTCTGGGCACGATATTTGCTACAGATAATGCAAAAAGGGCAAGAATGGCTCTCATGAACGTCGACAATACTCCGGATGAGGTTCTCCTCTGGATTGAAGAAAACATTCCCTATGTGTATTACAAACCAGAGGACATTGCGAGGGCATATGAAGCCATAAGCAGGGCTGATATATACCTCGGAAGGGCAACAAGAACAGGGAACTACGGTTTGTGGAAGTATGCAATAGACATGATGACCGCCGGAGTCGCTGTTTCAGGGGTAAAGAAAAAAGGCTTCTTGCGCTTCTATCCACCAAAAACTCTTAAAATGCTCAAGGATACCAAGGAGGAGCGCTCTATTAGGGACTCCATAGTGAAGAAGATAATGAAGGAAATGCACATGAGCAAACTTGAGGCTATTGAAACAATGCAGATCTTCAAGGCAATATTTGCCAACAACCCGGACGTTGCAGCCCATATAGCGGTTTTCCTTGACTTGGGCGATAAGGAGATTGAGTTCCTTACAGAGGACAAGGAGAAAGCTGCAAAGATCAAAGGTAAGATGCTGGCTATTCACAGAAAGCTGAAAGAAACTAAAAGTGAACTTGAAGTGAGAATTGAGACCATTAAGGAAGAAGAAGTTGAAGAAAAGGCAATTGAGGAGGAAGAGGAGGAAATACCCGAGGAGTCTGGAGAAGAGCTAGAGGAAGTTGGAATTAAAGAAGTTGATGAGAAGGAAGAACAGCCAGCAAAGAAAGAAAAGGAGAAGAAAGCCAAGCAGGCTACCCTATTTGATTTCTTGAAGAAGACTTAA
- the radB gene encoding DNA repair and recombination protein RadB has translation MLTTGSKSLDELLGGGIGRGTLTQIYGAFATGKTTLAMQVGILNEGKVGYIDTEGGFSPERLAAMAKARGLDEERVLQKFLVFEPFDFKEQKRTISGLKKIVNEKFSLIVVDSITNHYRIEENKSALTTDLGKQLQILLWLARKYNLGVIVVNQVYLDSKHNTLKPIAEHTLGYKCKDILRLEKLRDGFRIAVLERHRFRPEGGIVYFKITDKGIEDVEKTKSFQRAPESVLL, from the coding sequence ATGCTAACCACCGGCAGTAAAAGCTTAGACGAGCTCTTGGGCGGCGGAATAGGCAGGGGGACATTAACCCAGATATACGGCGCTTTTGCTACTGGAAAGACCACCCTAGCAATGCAGGTGGGTATTTTAAATGAAGGAAAAGTGGGTTATATAGATACTGAGGGAGGATTTTCCCCCGAGAGATTAGCCGCAATGGCCAAGGCAAGGGGGCTGGATGAGGAGAGAGTGCTCCAGAAGTTTCTCGTGTTTGAGCCTTTTGACTTCAAAGAGCAAAAGAGAACTATTTCAGGTCTCAAAAAGATCGTAAATGAAAAATTTTCTCTGATTGTTGTTGATTCAATAACCAACCACTACAGGATAGAGGAAAACAAAAGTGCACTAACTACTGACTTAGGAAAGCAACTTCAGATTCTGCTGTGGCTTGCAAGAAAATACAACCTGGGAGTTATTGTTGTAAATCAGGTTTACCTTGACTCAAAGCATAACACTCTAAAGCCGATAGCAGAGCACACCTTAGGATACAAGTGCAAGGACATCCTCCGATTGGAAAAGCTAAGGGACGGCTTCAGAATTGCAGTTTTAGAAAGACACAGGTTCAGGCCGGAAGGGGGCATCGTTTATTTCAAAATAACGGATAAAGGAATAGAAGATGTGGAAAAAACTAAATCTTTTCAAAGAGCTCCTGAGTCAGTCTTACTATAG
- a CDS encoding replication factor C small subunit, with translation MVEEVKEVKEVKILEKPWVEKYRPERLDDIVGQDHIVKRLKHYVKTGSMPHLLFAGPPGTGKTTSALCLARELFGEHWRHNFLELNASVSKDTPILVRINGRILRTTFAELDRLYFDESDGDVSYKDASNLEVLTVDESYRVRWAKVRKIIRHRVPVILRVHLEGGGKLELTGNHSVMVLTENGLETVKASELSEGSIVLSFTANLEGFLDVLDMREYGIKESARTRTFEALPVGEELSYMLGLYAAEGAVGFKGNTSGQIIYTLGSHERELINRVREFAEGLGVSLYENYTSSGFDRSKKSAYQIRFLSTQLAKFFDENFYDGNGRRAENKRIPGFVFEFPVHERIAFLRGLADGDGTGEWGGVVRISSVSRDLLIDTVWLARISGIEASVFDREARLIWKGGMKWSKAELLPAEPVVKMLKSIEHAIDGNWRYELRHQLYEGKKRVRKETLKKILPMVDETRLDTRGKKVLETLKKLAGTDLHALVVKKVELVEYNDFVYDVSVPGNEMFFAGEIPVLLHNSDERGINVIREKVKEFARTKPIGGASFKIIFLDEADALTQDAQQALRRTMEMFSSNVRFILSCNYSSKIIEPIQSRCAIFRFRPLRDEDIAKRLKYIAENEGLELTEEGLQAILYVAEGDLRRAINVLQAAAALDTKITDENVFLVASRARPEDVREMMLLALEGNFLKARDKLREILLKQGLSGEDVLIQMHKEVFNLPISEPKKVALADKIGEYDFRLVEGANEMIQLEALLAQFTLLGKD, from the coding sequence ATGGTTGAGGAAGTAAAAGAGGTTAAGGAAGTTAAAATTCTCGAAAAACCGTGGGTTGAAAAGTATAGGCCTGAGAGGCTTGACGACATTGTAGGGCAAGATCACATAGTGAAAAGGTTAAAACACTACGTTAAGACAGGTTCAATGCCCCACCTCTTATTTGCGGGCCCACCCGGGACGGGAAAGACGACGAGTGCCCTCTGTTTAGCTAGAGAATTATTTGGGGAGCACTGGAGGCATAATTTCCTCGAGCTAAATGCCTCCGTCTCCAAAGACACGCCGATACTGGTGAGAATCAACGGAAGAATCCTCAGGACCACTTTTGCCGAGCTGGACAGGCTTTACTTCGACGAAAGCGACGGCGATGTCTCCTACAAAGATGCCTCGAACCTCGAAGTACTCACCGTTGACGAGAGCTACCGTGTCAGATGGGCGAAGGTTAGGAAAATAATCCGCCACCGCGTTCCGGTCATACTTCGCGTCCACCTTGAGGGCGGTGGAAAGCTTGAACTGACCGGCAACCACTCGGTTATGGTGCTCACGGAGAACGGGCTTGAAACGGTGAAGGCAAGCGAGCTGAGCGAGGGGTCTATCGTTCTAAGCTTCACGGCGAACTTGGAGGGCTTCCTCGACGTCCTAGACATGAGAGAATATGGAATCAAGGAGAGCGCGAGAACGAGAACCTTTGAGGCGCTTCCGGTTGGTGAGGAGCTATCCTACATGCTCGGCCTATACGCGGCCGAGGGGGCAGTTGGCTTTAAGGGGAACACTTCAGGTCAGATCATCTACACCCTCGGGAGCCACGAGAGGGAGCTGATAAACCGCGTCAGGGAGTTCGCCGAGGGGCTGGGCGTCAGCCTCTACGAGAACTACACCTCCTCAGGCTTTGACCGCTCAAAGAAGAGCGCATACCAGATCAGGTTCCTGAGCACCCAGCTGGCCAAGTTCTTTGACGAGAACTTCTACGATGGCAACGGAAGGAGGGCAGAGAACAAGAGGATTCCCGGCTTTGTGTTTGAGTTCCCGGTTCACGAGAGGATAGCCTTCCTCAGGGGACTCGCCGACGGCGACGGAACCGGGGAGTGGGGCGGAGTTGTAAGGATCTCCTCGGTTTCAAGGGATTTGCTCATAGACACGGTCTGGCTGGCGAGGATTTCCGGAATTGAGGCGAGCGTCTTTGACAGAGAGGCGAGGCTTATCTGGAAGGGTGGCATGAAGTGGAGCAAGGCAGAGCTCCTCCCAGCTGAGCCGGTAGTTAAGATGCTAAAGTCCATAGAGCACGCCATAGACGGAAACTGGCGCTATGAACTGAGGCACCAGCTCTACGAGGGCAAGAAGCGCGTGAGAAAGGAGACCCTGAAGAAAATCCTCCCAATGGTGGATGAGACAAGGCTTGACACCAGAGGCAAGAAAGTCCTTGAAACGCTGAAGAAGTTAGCGGGCACTGACCTCCACGCATTGGTGGTTAAAAAGGTCGAGCTTGTTGAGTACAACGACTTCGTATATGATGTAAGTGTTCCGGGCAACGAGATGTTCTTCGCTGGTGAGATACCGGTTCTCCTCCACAACTCGGACGAGCGCGGCATAAACGTCATTCGTGAGAAAGTAAAGGAGTTTGCAAGAACGAAGCCGATAGGCGGCGCGAGCTTCAAGATAATCTTTCTTGACGAGGCGGACGCTCTGACCCAGGACGCCCAGCAAGCATTAAGAAGAACAATGGAGATGTTTTCGAGCAACGTAAGATTTATCTTATCCTGTAACTATTCGTCAAAGATCATCGAGCCCATACAGTCCAGATGTGCTATCTTCCGCTTTAGGCCATTAAGGGATGAGGATATCGCAAAGAGACTAAAGTATATAGCCGAGAACGAGGGGCTTGAGCTGACTGAGGAAGGTCTTCAGGCAATACTCTACGTTGCCGAAGGCGACCTGAGAAGGGCTATAAACGTTCTACAGGCCGCTGCTGCTCTTGACACAAAGATAACCGATGAAAACGTATTTTTGGTTGCAAGCAGGGCAAGGCCGGAGGATGTCAGGGAAATGATGCTTTTAGCTCTGGAGGGCAACTTCCTCAAAGCTAGGGACAAGCTCAGAGAGATACTCCTAAAGCAGGGTTTGAGCGGAGAAGACGTTTTGATTCAGATGCACAAAGAGGTGTTTAACCTTCCAATAAGCGAGCCAAAAAAGGTTGCCTTGGCAGATAAAATTGGTGAATACGACTTCAGGCTTGTTGAGGGGGCCAACGAAATGATTCAACTTGAAGCCCTCTTAGCCCAGTTTACACTGCTCGGCAAGGATTAG